The following coding sequences lie in one Vitis vinifera cultivar Pinot Noir 40024 chromosome 19, ASM3070453v1 genomic window:
- the LOC100265843 gene encoding pentatricopeptide repeat-containing protein At4g21705, mitochondrial has translation MASSIFNRLKSNRHVSQTLISNVCSVRSVYTGRFANINLYSRISPLGTPNLSLVPVLDQWVEEGKKVRDVELHRIIRDLRSRKRYAQALEVSEWMSSKELCPFSPSARAVQLDLIGQVRGLESAENYFNNMSAEEKIDKMYGALLNCYVRERVIDKSLSHLQKMKELGFASTPLPYNGLMCLYINTDQLEKIPDVLSEMQENGISPDNFSYRLCINSYGARSDLNSMEKILEEMESKSHIHIDWMTYSMVANFYIKAGLNEKALFFLKKAETKLHKDPLGYNHLISLYASLGSKAEMMRLWERRKTASKKLINRDYITMLGSLVKLGELEDTEALLKEWESSGNCYDFRVPNTLLIGFCQKGLIEKAESMLRDIVEEGKTPTPNSWSIVAAGYIEKQNMEKAFECMKEAIAVLAENKGWRPKPKVISSILSWLGDNRDVEEVETFVSALKAVIPMDREMYHAQIRASIRAGKEVDGILDSMKADKIDEDEETRKILSLKHDKAE, from the exons ATGGCTTCATCCATCTTCAACAGACTCAAATCAAACCGTCACGTCTCTCAAACCCTCATTTCCAATGTGTGCTCGGTCAGATCAGTTTACACTGGAAGGTTTGCCAATATAAACCTCTATTCCCGAATCAGCCCTCTCGGTACCCCCAATTTGAGTCTTGTTCCAGTGCTTGATCAATGGGTGGAGGAGGGGAAAAAGGTCAGAGACGTCGAGCTTCACCGCATTATTCGCGATCTCCGCTCCCGGAAGCGCTACGCGCAGGCCTTGGAG gtttcaGAGTGGATGAGTAGCAAGGAGCTCTGTCCATTTTCACCAAGTGCTCGTGCTGTGCAGTTGGATCTGATTGGTCAGGTCCGTGGGCTGGAATCTGCTGAGAACTACTTTAATAACATGAGTGCTGAAGAGAAAATTGACAAAATGTATGGTGCTCTGCTGAACTGTTATGTCAGAGAACGTGTCATTGATAAGTCCCTCTCCCATTTGCAGAAGATGAAGGAGTTGGGTTTTGCTTCCACTCCTCTCCCATACAATGGCCTTATGTGCCTCTATATAAATACTGACCAGCTTGAGAAAATCCCTGATGTGTTGTCAGAGATGCAGGAGAATGGTATTTCCCCTGATAACTTCAGTTATAGACTCTGCATAAACTCTTATGGAGCACGATCTGATCTGAACAGCATGGAGAAGATCCTTGAAGAAATGGAGAGCAAATCCCATATTCACATAGACTGGATGACTTATTCCATGGTGGCTAATTTCTACATAAAAGCAGGTCTTAATGAGAAGGCACTCTTTTTTCTGAAGAAAGCTGAAACAAAGTTACATAAAGATCCACTTGGCTACAATCATTTGATTTCACTATATGCAAGTCTCGGGAGTAAAGCTGAGATGATGAGATTGTGGGAACGTAGAAAAACTGCTTCTAAGAAGCTAATTAATCGAGATTATATAACCATGCTGGGATCTTTAGTAAAACTTGGTGAGCTCGAAGACACTGAGGCCTTGCTTAAGGAGTGGGAGTCATCTGGCAACTGTTATGATTTTCGAGTGCCTAATACACTTCTTATTGGGTTCTGCCAGAAGGGGTTAATTGAAAAAGCTGAATCAATGCTTAGAGACATTGTTGAGGAAGGGAAGACTCCAACTCCAAACAGTTGGAGTATTGTTGCAGCAGGCTATATTGAAAAGCAGAATATGGAGAAGGCCTTTGAGTGCATGAAGGAAGCCATAGCTGTGCTTGCAGAAAACAAAGGGTGGAGGCCCAAACCTAAAGTGATTTCAAGCATATTGAGCTGGCTTGGTGATAACAGAGATGTTGAAGAAGTAGAAACTTTTGTGAGCGCCTTGAAGGCAGTGATTCCAATGGATAGGGAAATGTATCATGCACAGATTAGAGCAAGTATCAGAGCTGGGAAGGAAGTGGATGGAATTTTAGACAGCATGAAAGCTGATAAAAtcgatgaagatgaagaaacaAGGAAGATCCTTAGCTTAAAGCACGACAAAGCCGAGTGA
- the LOC100243517 gene encoding vicilin-like seed storage protein At2g18540: protein MAKDRNGDEKREISEKEEENERKPKRKPRENSYSGSEEERNHNSTKKTKRNSKRKSRKRYSDEDSSPSSDADSKDSHSDSDSASESVTGSSESESGSKSESEEERRRRKRRERKRRREREEERERKRRRREKEKRRRKREKEEERRKKKKKKKKEKEGAKKGAVTNSWGKYGIIRESDMWNKRPEFTAWLAEIKQVNLESLPNWEEKQMFKEFMEDHNTATFTSKKYYNIDAYYRQKMEREMKKGSKKALETERTVFNDEEQRRLELQRERERYKEVQVEELKRSMQSGMAQAMKEQAQLREEMAYQYKVGNSEAAAAIQRRLDPDVAM, encoded by the exons ATGGCGAAGGATCGAAACGGAGATGAGAAAAGAGAAATCTCCgagaaagaagaggaaaacGAGAGGAAACCCAAAAGGAAACCGCGAGAAAATTCCTATTCCGGTTCCGAAGAAGAGAGAAACCATAACTCCACCAAGAAAACCAAGCGGAACTCCAAGAGGAAATCACGGAAGCGTTACAGCGACGAGGATTCGTCTCCTTCATCTGATGCCGATTCGAAGGATTCTCATTCGGATTCAGATTCCGCGTCTGAATCTGTAACGGGGAGTTCGGAGTCGGAGTCGGGGTCAAAATCGGAGAGTGAGGAGGAGAGGAGGCGGAGGAAGAGGAGGGAGAGGAAGAGGAGGAGGGAGCGAGAGGAAGAGAGGGAGAGGAAGAGGCGGAGGAGGGAGAAGGagaagaggaggaggaagagagagaaagaggaggagaggaggaaaaagaagaagaagaagaagaaggagaaggagggGGCAAAGAAGGGAGCGGTGACGAATTCGTGGGGAAAGTATGGGATTATTCGAGAATCAGATATGTG GAATAAACGACCAGAATTTACTGCATGGTTGGCTGAAATAAAACAG GTGAACCTGGAGAGTCTGCCTAACTGGGAGGAGAAGCAGATGTTCAAAGA ATTTATGGAGGACCATAACACAGCTACCTTTACTTCCAAAAA ATATTATAATATTGATGCTTATTATAGACAAAAGATGGAAAGGGAAATGAAAAAAGGTTCCAAGAAAGCTCTGGAAACTGAACGTACCGTATTCAATGATGAAGAACAACGACG GTTAGAACTGCAACGAGAACGTGAAAGGTACAAGGAAGTACAAGTGGAAGAATTAAAACGCTCTATGCAGAGTGGAATG GCACAGGCAATGAAAGAGCAAGCTCAGCTCAGGGAAGAGATGGCTTACCAGTACAAAGTTGGCAACTCTGAG GCTGCAGCTGCCATCCAGAGAAGATTGGACCCAGATGTTGCTATGTGA